The following DNA comes from Bacillota bacterium.
GACTTCTGGTTGATATCAAGCTGACCTGAAACGTGAGCGACGACGGCTGGTGCCGCCCTTACCGGCGGCCGCCTTCAGGAGGCCGCGTTCTGCTTGATGTAGTCCACCGCGTCGCCGACCGTGACGAGTTTCTCCGCGTCCTCGTCCGGCACTTCGAGGTCGAACTCCTCTTCGAGGGCCATGATCAGCTCCACCAAGTCGAGCGAATCGGCGCCAAGATCATCGATGAATGAGGCATCAAGGGAGACCTCGTCGGCATTGGCCCCCAGCTGATCGACGATGATGGCCTTGACCTTTTCGAAGATTGCGTCCTTGTTAGCCAACGATTCGTACCTCCTCGCTATGGTCTCTCCGGCTGTTTTCCACCCTGTCTCTTAGAGGGACAGGCCACCGTCTACCACGATGGTCTGTCCGGTGACATAGGCCGCGGAAGGGGACACCAGAAAGGCAACCACCTCCGCCACTTCCTCCGGTTTTCCGAATCGGGCTAGGGCGATGCGGTTCAAGAAGGTGGCCCTGGCCTCGGCTGGCAGATCATGGGTCAGGTCGGTCTCGATGAACCCGGGAGCCACGGCGTTGACGGTGATGTCCCGGGAGGCCAATTCGCGAGCGACCGACCGGGTCAATCCAATCACCCCGGCCTTGGCCGCGCTGTAGTTGGCCTGTCCGGGGCTGCCCATCAAGCCGGAAACCGAGGCAACGCTGACGACCCGACCGAACCGCTGCTTCAACATGGGTCTGGCGGCCGCCCGGAGACAATTATAAACGCCCTTCAGGTTCGTGTCGATGACGGTGTCCCAGTCTTCCTCGGAAAGGCGCAGCAGTAGATTGTCCCTCGCAATCCCGGCGTTATTCACCAGGATGTCCAGGCGCCCGTAGGCCGCGACGACCTCCGCCACCAGCTTCCGGGCCTCTTCGGGACGGCTGACGTCGGCCGCGACGGCGAAGGCCTCCCGGCCACCGGCCCTGATCTCCTCGACCACTCGCTCGGCCCCGGTCTTGTCCTTCGAGTAGTTGACCGCCACCCGGGCTCCCTGTTTGGCCAGAGCCAGGGCGACGGCGCGCCCGATGCCCCGAGAAGCCCCTGTGACAAGGGCTGCGCGTTCCTCAAGGAAC
Coding sequences within:
- the acpP gene encoding acyl carrier protein, producing MFEKVKAIIVDQLGANADEVSLDASFIDDLGADSLDLVELIMALEEEFDLEVPDEDAEKLVTVGDAVDYIKQNAAS
- the fabG gene encoding 3-oxoacyl-[acyl-carrier-protein] reductase translates to MFLEERAALVTGASRGIGRAVALALAKQGARVAVNYSKDKTGAERVVEEIRAGGREAFAVAADVSRPEEARKLVAEVVAAYGRLDILVNNAGIARDNLLLRLSEEDWDTVIDTNLKGVYNCLRAAARPMLKQRFGRVVSVASVSGLMGSPGQANYSAAKAGVIGLTRSVARELASRDITVNAVAPGFIETDLTHDLPAEARATFLNRIALARFGKPEEVAEVVAFLVSPSAAYVTGQTIVVDGGLSL